One region of Natronolimnobius baerhuensis genomic DNA includes:
- a CDS encoding ring-cleaving dioxygenase, with translation MPQTPGIHHVTAVASDPSRNYAFYTETLGLRLVKQSVNQDDVSVYHLFYADHEGSPGTSMTFFPYTDARPGQVGTGQVSTVSFLVPEGSLEFWRDRLESAGANPAEPLERFGDTVLPFDDPDGLPLELVARADVPEANLPESPVPADHAIRGFAGVTLSLTSAEPTTELLEAMGYDAVGQEGTRRRYESTGELGTIVDVDEDPQAPQGLPGAGTVHHVAFEVGDDEQEAWREFLIDRGLRPTEIIDRTWFRSVYTREYGGVLFEFATKSPGYTVDEDLEELGDQLVLPEWLEDRRGEIEAGLPELSSSD, from the coding sequence ATGCCCCAGACGCCCGGCATTCACCACGTGACCGCCGTCGCGAGCGATCCGTCGCGAAACTACGCGTTCTACACCGAAACGCTCGGCTTGCGCCTCGTCAAACAGAGCGTCAACCAGGACGACGTCTCGGTGTATCACCTGTTCTACGCCGACCACGAGGGCTCGCCGGGGACGAGCATGACCTTCTTTCCCTACACCGACGCCCGTCCGGGACAGGTCGGCACCGGCCAGGTCAGTACCGTCTCGTTTCTCGTCCCCGAGGGGAGCCTCGAGTTCTGGCGCGACCGCCTCGAGAGCGCGGGCGCGAATCCTGCGGAGCCACTCGAGCGGTTCGGCGACACTGTGCTGCCGTTCGACGACCCCGACGGCCTCCCGCTGGAACTGGTCGCCCGCGCGGACGTACCCGAAGCGAACCTGCCGGAGAGTCCCGTGCCAGCCGACCATGCGATCCGCGGCTTCGCCGGCGTGACGCTCTCGTTGACGAGCGCCGAGCCGACGACGGAGTTGCTCGAGGCGATGGGCTACGACGCGGTCGGGCAGGAGGGAACGCGGCGGCGATACGAGAGCACCGGCGAACTCGGAACCATCGTCGATGTCGACGAGGATCCGCAGGCACCCCAGGGACTGCCCGGCGCGGGAACCGTCCACCACGTCGCGTTCGAGGTCGGAGATGACGAGCAGGAGGCATGGCGCGAGTTCCTGATCGACCGGGGGCTGCGGCCCACGGAGATCATCGACCGCACGTGGTTCCGCTCGGTCTACACCCGCGAGTACGGCGGCGTGCTCTTCGAGTTCGCAACCAAATCGCCGGGCTATACGGTCGACGAAGACCTCGAGGAACTGGGCGACCAACTCGTCCTCCCGGAGTGGCTCGAGGACCGACGCGGGGAGATCGAAGCCGGATTGCCGGAACTGTCGTCATCGGACTAA
- a CDS encoding DUF7122 family protein, which yields MGDSDDSLEQNDGQRFGRLPETPAERTVEGRASREEVVDYFEDRFAIPPETFDEHTFWEKGAGKIWIYAGDAPTPLEIEAIGMTCLRTRQEHWKPTTDFVQRVGHHAEACVIDLEREEATAFAAGEDQEIERWEGDWGYLIAAHTVAGEREPLGIGLYVHGELRSMVPKGRQRDL from the coding sequence ATGGGCGATTCTGATGACTCGCTCGAGCAAAACGACGGCCAGCGATTCGGTCGGCTGCCGGAAACGCCCGCCGAGCGAACCGTCGAGGGCCGCGCCAGCCGCGAGGAGGTCGTCGACTACTTCGAAGACCGATTCGCCATCCCGCCCGAGACGTTCGACGAGCACACGTTCTGGGAGAAAGGCGCCGGCAAAATCTGGATCTACGCGGGCGACGCACCCACACCGCTCGAGATCGAGGCCATCGGCATGACCTGCCTGCGAACGCGCCAGGAACACTGGAAGCCGACGACGGACTTCGTTCAGCGCGTTGGCCACCACGCCGAGGCGTGCGTGATCGACCTCGAGCGCGAGGAGGCGACGGCGTTCGCCGCGGGCGAGGATCAGGAGATCGAACGCTGGGAGGGCGACTGGGGGTACCTGATCGCCGCTCATACCGTGGCCGGCGAGCGCGAGCCGCTCGGGATCGGCCTCTACGTCCACGGCGAACTGCGCTCGATGGTTCCGAAGGGTCGACAGCGAGACCTGTAA
- a CDS encoding RsmB/NOP family class I SAM-dependent RNA methyltransferase, producing MEPFERYRPIIDGFDAFLEACERPLGNAVRVNTIKASVERAIATLEEDSVAYEQADWNPRVVRLETDSPGSTWTSFHGFTHGQEEVSAVPPVVLDPQPGERVWDCCAAPGGKATQLAALMDDRGTVVANDNNLGRISALRFNAERLGATSLAVTNDDARNYSLKRFSFDAFDRTLVDAPCSCEGTIRKNPDALENWSEGHIDTIAGIQKGILRRAVQATREGGQIVYSTCTFAPEENEAVVQHALETESCEVVDFDLGLEHAPGLTEWDGERFDDSLEQAARIYPHHNDTGGFFVAKLEVTA from the coding sequence ATGGAGCCATTCGAGCGGTATCGACCGATTATCGACGGTTTCGACGCCTTTCTCGAGGCCTGCGAGCGCCCGCTTGGCAACGCCGTGCGGGTGAACACGATCAAGGCCTCCGTCGAGCGCGCAATTGCGACGCTCGAGGAAGATAGCGTCGCCTACGAGCAGGCCGATTGGAACCCCCGCGTGGTGCGCCTCGAGACGGATTCGCCGGGGTCGACGTGGACCTCGTTTCACGGCTTTACCCACGGGCAAGAGGAGGTCTCGGCGGTGCCGCCGGTCGTCCTTGATCCCCAGCCCGGCGAGCGCGTCTGGGACTGCTGTGCCGCGCCGGGCGGGAAGGCGACCCAGCTCGCGGCGCTGATGGACGACCGCGGAACCGTGGTCGCGAACGACAACAACCTCGGGCGCATCTCGGCGCTGCGATTCAACGCCGAGCGATTGGGCGCGACCAGTCTCGCGGTGACGAACGACGACGCGCGTAACTACTCGCTCAAGCGCTTCTCGTTCGACGCGTTCGACCGCACGCTCGTCGACGCCCCCTGTTCCTGCGAGGGGACGATCCGCAAGAACCCCGATGCACTCGAGAACTGGTCCGAGGGTCACATCGACACCATCGCGGGCATTCAGAAGGGGATCCTGCGCCGTGCGGTTCAGGCGACCCGCGAGGGCGGCCAGATCGTCTACTCGACGTGTACCTTCGCACCCGAGGAGAACGAAGCCGTCGTCCAGCACGCCCTCGAGACCGAATCCTGCGAGGTCGTCGACTTCGACCTCGGTCTCGAGCACGCGCCCGGACTCACCGAGTGGGACGGCGAGCGCTTCGACGACTCGCTCGAGCAGGCGGCGCGAATCTACCCGCACCACAACGATACGGGCGGCTTTTTCGTGGCGAAACTGGAGGTGACCGCCTGA
- a CDS encoding proteasome assembly chaperone family protein, which yields MAQINTQEEPIDLENPTLVEGFPGVGLVGKIATDHLVEQLEMRYYASVHCDGLPRIGVYRGGDRAIRPPVRLYVSEEHNLLALQSDAPISAQAAGSVADCVTNWIVDQGATPLYLSGLPADREEGEPSVYGVATGGASTLLEDHAVDEPPEDGVITGPTGALINRGAQLEYDTLGLVVECNPQFPDPEAAGILLEEAIAPIAGLEIDVDDLLERAEEIRAKREQFAQQMQAMAQDESSQAQPLRMYQ from the coding sequence ATGGCACAGATCAACACGCAGGAAGAGCCAATCGACCTCGAGAACCCCACACTCGTCGAGGGGTTTCCGGGTGTCGGCCTCGTCGGGAAAATCGCGACTGACCACCTCGTCGAGCAACTCGAGATGCGATACTACGCGAGCGTCCACTGCGATGGCCTCCCCCGGATCGGCGTCTACCGCGGCGGTGATCGAGCGATCCGCCCGCCGGTTCGCCTCTACGTCTCCGAAGAACACAATCTGCTGGCGCTTCAGAGCGACGCCCCGATCAGCGCGCAGGCAGCCGGCAGCGTCGCCGACTGCGTCACGAACTGGATTGTCGACCAGGGAGCGACCCCACTGTATTTGAGCGGGTTGCCCGCTGATCGCGAGGAAGGGGAGCCGAGCGTCTACGGCGTTGCAACCGGTGGTGCAAGCACCCTTCTCGAGGACCACGCAGTTGACGAGCCACCCGAAGACGGTGTCATCACCGGTCCAACTGGCGCGTTGATCAACCGCGGCGCACAACTCGAGTACGACACCCTCGGGCTGGTCGTCGAATGCAACCCACAGTTCCCTGACCCCGAAGCCGCCGGCATCCTCCTCGAGGAGGCAATCGCACCGATTGCCGGCCTCGAAATCGACGTTGACGACCTCCTCGAGCGCGCCGAAGAAATTCGCGCGAAACGCGAGCAGTTCGCCCAACAGATGCAAGCAATGGCACAGGACGAGAGTTCACAGGCCCAGCCGCTGCGGATGTACCAATAA
- a CDS encoding PadR family transcriptional regulator — protein sequence MALCDLTGFQRDLLVVIAGLDRPSGQTIKTNIETDADIDINHGRLYPNLDTLVNRGLVEKGQLDRRTNYYAITDAGREELQERESWEQEYLEGAVG from the coding sequence ATGGCACTCTGTGATCTCACCGGCTTTCAACGCGACCTGTTGGTCGTGATCGCCGGCCTAGACCGGCCGTCAGGGCAGACGATCAAGACAAATATCGAAACTGACGCCGATATCGATATCAACCACGGACGGCTGTATCCAAATCTGGATACGCTTGTCAATCGCGGCCTCGTTGAGAAAGGACAACTTGACCGACGAACCAACTACTACGCAATTACTGACGCCGGACGAGAAGAACTTCAAGAGCGAGAGTCCTGGGAGCAGGAGTATCTCGAGGGCGCTGTCGGCTGA
- a CDS encoding fumarylacetoacetate hydrolase family protein, producing the protein MKYVRFRDPAGSIRRGRLEDDRVRFGNQTYALDGEEIDVLAPTDPSKIVCIGRNYADHADEMGNDVPDRPLLFLKPPNAVAGHGDTITAPAGKDRIDYEAELGVVIGEQCRHVPVSDAMDVVEGFTCVNDISNRDDQEKEQNWIRGKAFDGAAPLGPVLATPDEVPDGASVQSRVNGELKQDGSTDQLIFPISELIAEITSYLTLEAGDVIATGTPEGVGPLEDGDTVEIEIEGIGTLENTVRRP; encoded by the coding sequence ATGAAATACGTCCGATTCCGCGACCCAGCTGGGTCGATTCGACGTGGCAGACTCGAGGACGACCGTGTTCGATTCGGGAACCAGACCTACGCGCTCGATGGCGAGGAAATCGACGTACTGGCACCGACAGACCCCTCGAAGATTGTCTGTATCGGGCGCAACTATGCAGACCACGCAGACGAGATGGGCAACGACGTGCCCGACCGACCGCTGCTCTTTTTGAAGCCGCCAAACGCAGTCGCCGGACACGGCGACACCATCACCGCGCCCGCTGGCAAGGACCGCATCGACTACGAAGCGGAACTCGGCGTCGTGATCGGCGAGCAGTGCCGTCACGTCCCCGTCTCGGACGCAATGGATGTCGTCGAGGGCTTTACCTGCGTCAACGACATCTCGAATCGCGACGACCAGGAGAAAGAACAGAACTGGATCCGCGGCAAGGCCTTCGACGGCGCAGCGCCCCTCGGCCCGGTGCTTGCAACACCCGATGAAGTCCCCGACGGCGCATCCGTCCAGTCACGCGTCAACGGCGAGTTGAAACAGGACGGCTCGACCGATCAACTCATTTTCCCGATTTCCGAGCTGATCGCGGAGATCACCAGCTACCTCACCCTCGAGGCGGGCGACGTGATCGCAACCGGCACACCGGAAGGCGTCGGCCCACTCGAGGACGGCGACACGGTCGAAATCGAAATCGAAGGCATCGGCACGCTCGAGAACACGGTTCGGCGTCCGTAG
- a CDS encoding DUF357 domain-containing protein, giving the protein MAADLEEKTDRYGALLAEALEEATIAPREGTPMADAAAECYEMAASYLEDGQHFRENDDPVNALASFSYGHAWLDAGARIGLFDVPTEGHLFTVE; this is encoded by the coding sequence ATGGCTGCAGATCTCGAGGAGAAAACCGACCGGTACGGCGCGCTCCTGGCCGAGGCGCTCGAGGAAGCGACGATTGCACCTCGCGAGGGGACGCCGATGGCCGATGCTGCGGCGGAGTGTTACGAAATGGCCGCGTCGTACCTCGAGGATGGTCAGCACTTTCGCGAGAATGATGATCCGGTCAACGCGTTAGCGTCGTTTTCCTACGGGCACGCATGGCTCGATGCGGGCGCACGTATTGGACTGTTCGATGTCCCAACCGAGGGCCATCTCTTTACGGTCGAATAA